CGCCGACCGCACCGCCATGCTGTCGAAGATCGGCGTCCCCGCCGTCGACGACCTGTTCAAGGACGTACCGTCCGCCGCTGTCGTCCCGCTCTCCGCCTTCGACCTCCCCGACACCAAGGGCGAGCTCGAGGTCGACCGCGCGCTCACCCGCCTGGCCGCGAAGAACACCGCCGCCGGCGCGGCGCCGTTCTTCTGCGGCGCCGGCGCCTACAAGCACCACGTCCCCGCCGCCGTCGATCATCTGATCCAGCGCTCGGAATTTCTCACCAGCTACACGCCCTACCAGCCCGAGATCGCGCAGGGCACGCTGCAATACATGTTCGAATTCCAGACCCAGGTGGCGCTCCTCACCGGCATGGAGGTCGCCAACGCCTCGCTCTATGACGGCTCGACCGCCACCGCCGAGGCGGTGCTGATGGCGCAGCGCATCACGCGCCGCCCCAAGGCGATCCTCTCCGGCGGCCTGCACCCGCACTATGCCGAGACGGTGGAGACCGTCGCCGCGCTCTCCGGCCAGGTGCAGCGCGCCCCTGTGACACCCGGCAAGGCCGAAGATCTCGCATCGCTGATCGACAGCGACACCGCCTGCGTCGTGGTTCAGAGCCCCGACGTCTTCGGCCTGATCCGCGACCTCAAATCCGTCGCCGCTATCGCCCATGCCAAGGGCGCGCTGCTGATCGCGGTGGTCACCGAAGTCGTCTCGCTCGGCCTGCTCGAAGCCCCTGGCTTCCAGGACGCCGACATCGTCGCCTGCGAAGGCCAGTCCATCGGCAACGGCCTCAATTTCGGCGGCCCCTATGTCGGCCTCTTCGCCACCCGCGAGAAGTTCCTGCGCCAGATGCCCGGCCGCCTCACCGGCGAGACGGTCGATGCGAGCGGCAAGCGCGGCTACGTCCTCACGCTCTCCACGCGCGAGCAGCACATCCGCCGCGAAAAGGCGACGAGCAATATCTGCACGAACTCCGGCCTGTGCTGCCTCGCCTTCACCATCCATCTCTCGCTGCTGGGGGAGGAGGGCCTGACCCGCCTCGCCCGCCTCAACCACGCCAAGGCCTCGGCGCTGGCCGACAAGCTCGCGCAGGTGAAGGGCGTCAGCCTCGTCACGCCCAGCTTCTTCAACGAGTTCACGATCGAGCTGAGCAAGCCTGCTGCGGAGGTCGTCGACACGCTCGCCGCCAAGGGCATCCTCGCCGGCGTCCCCGCCTCGCGCCTGCTGCCGCATGACGAGCATTTGCGCGACCTGCTGATCGTCGCCGCCACCGAAACCACCACCGACGAAGACGCCGACGCGCTGGCCACCGCGCTCGGGGAGATCCTCTGATGACCATGAACAACCAGGGCCGCCCCACGGCGCCCGGCACCATCGAGACGAACGAGCTGCCGACCATCTCCGGCGACCGCGGCCTCGACCATGAAGAGCCGCTGATCTTCGAGATCGGCCGCGACGGCCATGCCGGTGTCGACCTGCCGGACGTCCAGCTCTCCGAGACCCGTCTCG
The nucleotide sequence above comes from Rhizomicrobium sp.. Encoded proteins:
- the gcvPA gene encoding aminomethyl-transferring glycine dehydrogenase subunit GcvPA, whose translation is MRYHPLTTADRTAMLSKIGVPAVDDLFKDVPSAAVVPLSAFDLPDTKGELEVDRALTRLAAKNTAAGAAPFFCGAGAYKHHVPAAVDHLIQRSEFLTSYTPYQPEIAQGTLQYMFEFQTQVALLTGMEVANASLYDGSTATAEAVLMAQRITRRPKAILSGGLHPHYAETVETVAALSGQVQRAPVTPGKAEDLASLIDSDTACVVVQSPDVFGLIRDLKSVAAIAHAKGALLIAVVTEVVSLGLLEAPGFQDADIVACEGQSIGNGLNFGGPYVGLFATREKFLRQMPGRLTGETVDASGKRGYVLTLSTREQHIRREKATSNICTNSGLCCLAFTIHLSLLGEEGLTRLARLNHAKASALADKLAQVKGVSLVTPSFFNEFTIELSKPAAEVVDTLAAKGILAGVPASRLLPHDEHLRDLLIVAATETTTDEDADALATALGEIL